A region of the Channa argus isolate prfri chromosome 14, Channa argus male v1.0, whole genome shotgun sequence genome:
cacaaagaggagaAGTCAAACGGTGTGTAATGTGTAGAGGATTTTTAAGATCACAGTAGGCACGTTGTTGTTACAAGGCTCAAAACATGTATGtagtatatagtatatgtaATAGTATGTCCTTTCTTAGGTTTAACTATAAATAGAAGGGATTTGAGAGATATAAGTCAGAATAtgccaacatccatgtgttcttctccatgccagcaggtattaaactgagataggttatcacgctgagttctgtctacaattcttccaagatctAGTAACACTTGGCTAGAGAAGAGGGAACATTTCTATCATGTTtggcgacgaggatgggatggGATGGACATTCTGCTGATCATGGGCTGAGTCCAGACTGAAGGTTACTGCTGGCCTAAGTGAGTACAGCATTATGAACCATTTCTTTTTAGCAGTAGGTCTGTCCTTTTACACTACATCCAGTACTGTTCAGCGGTTGGTCTGTTCTACTTCACACTGCTTCAACTGTTCAGTTCTACTTCAGCCAAGAAACTTAGCTTGTCAAATATTCAGAGATGCAGCCATGATTCACATTGTCCCCAATGAAGGgaacaaaaaaagcaattatCAGGGCATCTTTTAGAACCCTAGTGGTTTCAGCGAGATAAAAATTATAGTATTTAACATCAGCATGTTTTCAATGTCAAGAAGAAAGACCAGCATTTAGCAAAACCCTAAAAGCTCTGTAACATTTATGAAGAGCTTATTGTAATATCTCAGATATACAGACCAAATGCATGAATACTGTCCTAAACTGTGGTCCCCACAAGTAAATGCAGAGAACAAATATTTTCGATATGGAGTTATCTTTTTGTTCTTGGCCCTACTCGTCGTCCATGGATTAACGGATAAACGGGATAATCTGTTGTTTCTTCCAAATTCATGTTGAGCTTGTTGTCCTGGAAATGCATGGGAGAAGGTTTACTCTCAACTTTAGGAAAGTAatgatgtgtttatatttaaaggAATTACATTGATATAATAtggtttagtgtgtgtgtgtgtgtgtgtcaatctGCATGGGTGGGGGAGAATCAGCAAACGCACATACCCAGGTAATGTGTCACTTGAAATTCATTTACCTACAATAAAGTCTCCACTGTTGACTTAGTTCCTTTAACTATATAAGACCATCAATCTGTATGCATTGGTAATATACAATATGTAGAAGTTGGTTCTTAACATTTTCATCTCTACATTAATTTTACCACCACTTTCTTTGTTAGTGTCTATGTGCTCTTAGTCATTCTCACACCTTTTGATTTCCTGCCTTTCTACCACGAGTCTCAACTAGGTAACACATCCAACAGTATGCCATTTCAAAGCTGAAATAACTTAACAGATGAGGTATGCTGAAAAAATTATACTTATCTGTGTGTCAATATTAGAAAGAAAGATTCAGTTTTGTTTCAGGTTCAGGCCAGCATTACTGGAGCTTTCAGGAGATCAGTTGTGCTGAAGGATGCTTCACTCAAGGTCAATTAATCAAGGACCCACATGGCTTTTTTACTGGGGTCATCCTGCTGAAACTAAATATTTCCAGAGATAAAAGGGTGGCTATTGTAGCATTAGAATGAGTGAAAGTTTTAAAACAGCTTAAACTAAAAACATCAATCTACAATAATCAGCCACAGCTATAACAGTTTGGTGGACAGGATCACACTCTAAAGTTACAGAGCTCTAAATGGAGCAAACTGCAATGCAACAGATTTTGACACATGCTGATCATGCTCAGCATTACTCTTGTCCTaagctgacccctgtccaccacgaGGTAAATGTTGTGACTGACCAGAGTATATCTACAGAGTGATACACTGCAACGCATCAGAGAATAGAGCACACCAAATATGGTACTGTACATGGGCCTTGAGTCTGTACATGGGCCATGTGCCCTTTCTTTAGCAGCTGTTCTCAGCAGAGCCCTTTTGTCTACAAACcttattattttacattctcATCTCATCAACAACACACAAAggattttcattttgatgtgAAGGTTTGTTTGTCTTACAGCTCCGACAGTTACATGCGATCATGCGTATTACCATCAAtcattaaagctgcagtaatcaatatttttatattaatagtaTCTCAAATTACTATTTATCTATAAAAGATGTTAGTTGTATTAATGAAGCAGAGAATTATCATCCAGCTTATTACCTCCCTTCGACTTGATGAAGCTTCGAAACTTTCTTGCTTTGCTTTTTCAGCCAGTAACTTTACTTTCTCGTGACACTGTTTTCAGCTACAGCGGTATGCTGCATGCTCATTACCAAATAGCAGGTATAGAAATATAGCAACTAGATAATAAACATACTGTAGTATTTAGCAGCCAAAAAGCGTGAGATACAGGTGTTggtaaaaatcaaaacagaactacaatcaaataaaataccATCATACTGATCCAAACCATCTATGACTAAAATGGGTAATGATATGCAGCCTCTTCTCTCACTCCTCTGTATTATGAGCCCTAGGTTCCCTcacatttcagtaaaaaatgCATTAGCTCTAGCACCCTGGTAGCCTAATGGTTGCAGTGCATTCCATATACCTGCAACAACACCCATTCTAGTCCACACTCTCTCTTCCCCCCTCTTTTCCTGTTTGCTGCTTATTTAAACTACTAAGTAAAGGCTACCCCTCCCCAAAATCTTTTGAAAAATGCAGTAGTCATGCTACACTTGGTCATGTTAAGCCTCAGAGCTCTCTCATGGCTCCAGCACATTTGGCTCTAAGTAAGTTCATCTCCCACAACCAGCCAGTGCACAGTGAGATTGACAGAAATGATCTTTGGCTTGGCACAGCTACACTCAACACTGTGAGGTTAATGTACTAGGAAATGTAGGAAAAGTTACTTTCACTGTAAACAAAAGACTGataaaattacttatttttacactatgtataattttaaaaatgtatgcagATAAATTGCAGTCTATccaaagaaagcagaaaagcatttttttaaaaacaagaaaaacattttttaaaagaaaactacagTCTATGTGGGTCTCTTCTGATGATTATTCCCCCTACACCCTACATCCACTGAAAGAACAAGCAAATTAGTGACATAATAAAAATGGAGAGAAAGGGTGAGTGAccgaaaaaaaataataaaggaaacagagagacagagcataTGACACACTGTCATTATGAAGGATCTGGGTCATATCACTAAGAAACGATGCACAATAGTAACAAGGGCgccatcaggaagggcatccagcgtaaaagaaaagtgccaaatcaacatgcggacaaatgatgcGCAGTGGTGACCCTGATCTTACAGGATaagtcaaaaggacaaaaagaaaaaaaaaaaatgtaccatGTGGTCATGTCATCAGTGCATCATCAGTTAAACATGACAAAGCCCATGTTTCATATAATGACACATCCATATAACTATGTTGGGTATGTCATTTAGTCCCATCACCCACCCCACAAATTCGCTCTAGCCATGCTGTCTTGGAGACAAATGATGGCTCCACTCTACTCCTCCACAACACTGACCTTTCAGTGTTTACTAAGTGACTGGATTCAGCAGTAAGTTCATTCTTCATCTCTCAGATAGcacagctgtagctcagttggtaaaggcagccgtccacggaccacagggcgGCCcagaactcacgggataagccgaaaggacaaaaaataaatataaaataaaaataaaattcctcATCGCTCAGATCCATCCACATGGCCTGTGAGTAAACGAACCAACAAACATCGCTGTTGTTTGAGCATTAACTCAGCTTCTCGTGGATGCTCCTCTGAAACTTATGAAAATTGTTGCCAAGTAATTGTGAGCTATGCCACCTGGTGTTTGTTTTCCCCTTTAATTTTAACCATTACACAACTTTTTCAGACAGATTTTGCCCCTGacccaacttttttttgaaaacatgttgCTAGCatcaaatatgtatattttaaaaagattaaatttcaatatttgaaaTGATGCATTTGTAGTCATTTCAATCCAATACAGGCTTTAAATATATTGCTAATTATTGCATTACTGGATCCCAGGGGAACTAGCTTTCCTAAAAGGAAACTAATGGGATATGCCATACAACCAaatggggtggctgtagctcagttggtaaggcagtataaaccacagagtcagtggttcaatcccagtCCTGGCTATGTATTGGAgagtccttgggcaagacactgaaccccaagttcagataaaattcagttttctgaTCAGAATTGAAATTGCAGtctaacattgtaaagcgctttcgATAAATGTTAAAGTGTATTGTGTTGACTAGGtgttactattattattattattattataatatattattattactaaattTTCCTTAGTGAAAAGTGTTATTGTTAGTATAAGTATTTTagcaaggacccaagtaaggagacggcaagaggaggtataaagaaaagggtatttataaagaaacaggagAGTTTACACAACTAAAATCACTCCACAGGATGAGAGTAAAGCACTTGCAAAacttaaagtaacaaaacaacaacctaAACATAGTTTGTTGTTGTCGGGCAAGTCCAAAGCAGAGGACCGGTGGGGGTCTAGGTCCAAGAGCCCATAGGCAAACAGTACTTTCAGTGCCTAGAGCAAGAAGCCGCCAGAAGCAGCTGAACCCCTCCAGGAAGCACACCAGGAACTGGGACGGAGGGCGACGGCGGCGGCAGAAGCCCTGCGGGGAACGGACGGAAGGCCTAACTGGAGGCCGCCTGTGGCGGCTGAATCCCTCCGGGGGATGATTCGGAGGTCTGGCAGAAGACCGGGCAGGGGGCCGGTGGCGACAGCGGAACCCCTCCCTGGGCCGGGCCAGAGGCCGTAGAGCATGCTTAGGAGCGGGTGGGATGCCAGCAGGACCGAGAACAGGGCAGGCAGCGGACCTAGCCGCCAGAACTGGAGCGGTGGCAGAAGCTGGTGCCGGAGCTGAGGCGTGACCGTTAACCTCGGCGCCGAAACCAGAGCAGGAGCCGGAGCTGAGGCGGAGGCTGTAGACCTAGGTGCCAGAATCGGAGCCGGAGCTGAAGCGGTGCCTGCCGACCTCGGTGCCGGAACCGAACAGACAGGAACTCAAGCCAGAGCTGAAGCGCTGAGTGCCGACCTAAGCGTCGGAACCGAACAGACTGGAACTGGAACCGGAGCTGAGGCTGCAGACCTCAGCCCCAGAACCTGAGCAGGAGCTGAGGCAGTGACTGCTGACCTCTGCGCCAGAACCAGACAGACAGGAACTGGAACCTGAAGAGGCTGCAGACCTCGGCGCCAGAACCTGAGCAGGACCTGGTGCTGGAGCAGTGACTGCCGACCTCTGCGCCAGAACCGGActgacaggaagtggaaccGGACGAGCGGCAGGCGACCTCGACGCCGAGACCGGAACCAAACAGACAAGAACAACAGGAACTGAACGAGTAGACGCTGACCTCGGCGCCGCAATGGGAATAGAAAGTGGACCAGCGGTTGTCATCCTCGGCGCTGGAACAGGAACCAAATGAGCGGCTGCCCTCCTCTGCGCCCGGAACTGGAACTGGGCGAGTGACTGCCGTCCTCGGTGCTGGAACAGTACCTGGACGAGCaaggacaggacaaaaagagataggacaaacagagacaggacaaacagcagCCGCCCTCAGTGGCGGGAGAGGAACAGGAATAGGGCGAGCCAGAGCAGGATCGCCAGAGGCTGTGTCCACTCTCCCAGGAAGCTGGGCCGAGGTCGTGGCTTCGCCCGGGGCACCCAATAACTCCGGGGCACCAGGCGGGCTAACCAGCCAGGTCCGGGAGCTGATCACTTGCCCTACCTGCTTGACCTTGGCCAAGCATGTCTCAGGGTCTGTAGCCTGTATACAGGAGTCCCAGAGGTAGGTGAGCAAGTCCAAGACTACAGGGAGTTGTTTGTGTAGTTCAGAGGCTGCTGCCTGATCATGAGGCGAGGGGGAATTAGTTGACCGAAAGTGAGGACCACGCTGCTTTGCAGCCCTCGGTTGTGCTGGTGAAGGATCGGCAGACACAGGAATGGACGTTAGCACGGGAACTGATAAAGGACATGGGGGTGCACCAGTAGAGGAGACAATGAGAACAGGAGCAAGAGGTGAGTTCAGAGACTGAGGTTTGGTCAGTGGTTTGGCCCTACGCCTACATCTGGTGCCCAGAGGCCAGGAAAGGATGGAGAGACGAGAACCACTAAATTTGTCCTTCAACTCTAACTCAGGGCAGTACCCTGAAAACAGCataaagccaaaacaaaaactcttgCATGTCTGGGTCCTTTCGTAATGTTACAGTTAGTGTAAGTATTTTAGCAAGagcccaagtaaggagacggcgagaggaggtataaagaaaagggtatttatttataaagaaacaggagggtTAACACAACTACAAATCACTCCACAGGAGGAGGGTAAAGAACTTACTGAactaaaggtaacaaaacaacaaactaaacacatacaGGGTAATCGACAGAGTAAAACAGCTATTCAAACAACGGGGTGCACACATATAAGACTAACACAAGGTAGAGTACACTCAGGGACCAGACTAGACCTTAACTGATGCTAATACACAGGTAAGAGGGTAAATTAACAGGGACAAATGAACTGAACAAGAATAGACAGAAGggaataaaacctaaacaaactaaactagaggCAATGGAAAATTGACAGGGGTAACTGATACAGGGAACagagtaaagtaaataaatacactaataaactaatgcaaacctaacaaaggagaaccaaaccacACAACTAGGAACAACAAAACCACGTAACAAGGAGAGACCAAACCATAGACCAAAAACCTTGACAGAGTCcagacagggatcaggcaggatTCAAACTTGTGACGAATACATACAGAGTACTAACACATAATACAAACCAGCAGAGAACACTGGGGAGAGCGGGGTATAaaaggggaacaggtgaaacaaatcaggacaaaacgaggaaggtaaagacagcaaacagactcacaggtAGAGACACAAgaggatcaataaaataaaagccaaaacaggaaataaagttaGATAACTTAAACACGGGGACGGGACTGtgacaaaaagtgaaattacattaaaaaagatgTTTGCATTCTTATCTGCTTCAACAGTGAAAACCTTAAACTAGGTACCTGAAGGTAGGATCGAGATGACCCTGTATCTACACTGAGCCAGGTTGACACTGACATTTCTTCCATATCTGCACTGTGTGTGGcattatgaaaaatgtttatttttgtaaatataatatatgtgGGTCTGCACTGcatatgaatataaaaacagacagagaggaaggcAAGGAGCCCAGTCTGTGAGCAAAGAGGGAAAATATGTGTACAAAGCATATGAACAGAGCAAAATAAGAGTAGACAGAGGAGAAGTAAATTTGAGTGACTCTGACCTCTGCCCTCTACCACtgatacaaaaacacaggagaGGAGACTGCAATTTCAGTATTGATCAATTCTATTTATCATTGTGTCAAAATAAACCTGGTGAAATCTGTGGACATGTGCGTTTTACTACAAAGGCAGTAAAACAGAATTAAGCAGGATGATTCCACCTTGTGggaaagaagcagaaaagaatGGAGTAAAAACCAACCAAATCAGCGTTTTCTGCGCTCAGCCCACACTAAAGTCTGCCTATGCAGTTATTAAATGGCCTCTGAACTGTCTGAGATCACATCGGCTCACTGCTCTTCTTCCTGCTTTGTGTGGTTGAAGAATGGGTTTCCTGCTTTGCACTTAACATCCACTATTTTTctggtttgtttcattttttcttaCAGATGAAACTGACACCA
Encoded here:
- the b4galt2 gene encoding beta-1,4-galactosyltransferase 2 isoform X2, with the protein product MLFSGYCPELELKDKFSGSRLSILSWPLGTRCRRRAKPLTKPQSLNSPLAPVLIVSSTGAPPCPLSVPVLTSIPVSADPSPAQPRAAKQRGPHFRSTNSPSPHDQAAASELHKQLPVVLDLLTYLWDSCIQATDPETCLAKVKQVGQVISSRTWLVSPPGAPELLGAPGEATTSAQLPGRVDTASGDPALARPIPVPLPPLRAAAVCPVSVCPISFCPVLARPGTVPAPRTAVTRPVPVPGAEEGSRSFGSCSSAEDDNRWSTFYSHCGAEVSVYSFSSCCSCLFGSGLGVEVACRSSGSTSCQSGSGAEVGSHCSSTRSCSGSGAEVCSLFRFQFLSVWFWRRGQQSLPQLLLRFWG